A single region of the Rhodospirillales bacterium genome encodes:
- the tadA gene encoding Flp pilus assembly complex ATPase component TadA — MVTRNPVSLLKGKDHIAETWMDEPSRFTDEHVDPFILWCVKKNSSDISLQTDRPAYNEIYGVLYPGTYRPIDAADMGVFLHKIYGPDATARLASGKDLDLSYEIRPDRYTRIRFRVNITPILSRGRDSAQITMRVLPNEPPTMKDLNVEPDIIKSWIPRQGMVVITGPTGSGKTTLLASGIRMLMERKHGAGKIVCYEAPIEYVYDAIRSPRSLISQTEIPRHLPDFARGVRNALRRKPNIILVGEARDRETISASIEAAQTGHTVYTTTHTIGVASTIQRMVATFDPNERSERAYALMETIRLVVTQTLVPKTSGGRLGVREWMRFNDEVRDKLLGMDFKEWPAEIQRIIQFYGQTMAQSAAIAFDAGDIDRRTYIVLSSSTGAGGGD; from the coding sequence ATGGTTACCCGCAACCCGGTAAGCCTTCTTAAAGGCAAAGATCATATTGCAGAGACCTGGATGGACGAACCGTCCAGATTTACGGACGAGCATGTCGATCCGTTTATTTTGTGGTGCGTCAAGAAGAACTCCTCCGATATTTCTCTTCAGACGGACCGTCCGGCCTATAACGAAATTTACGGTGTTCTTTATCCCGGTACATACCGTCCGATTGATGCGGCGGATATGGGCGTTTTCCTGCACAAAATCTACGGGCCGGATGCGACGGCCCGTCTGGCTTCCGGGAAGGATCTGGATTTGTCCTACGAAATTCGTCCCGACCGGTATACGCGCATTCGTTTCCGGGTGAACATCACCCCCATTCTGTCCCGCGGACGGGACTCGGCGCAAATCACCATGCGGGTATTGCCCAATGAGCCGCCGACCATGAAGGATTTGAACGTGGAGCCGGATATTATCAAATCCTGGATTCCGCGTCAGGGAATGGTGGTTATTACCGGTCCGACGGGGTCCGGTAAAACGACCTTGCTGGCGTCCGGTATTCGCATGCTCATGGAACGCAAGCACGGCGCCGGTAAAATCGTGTGCTACGAAGCGCCGATTGAATATGTGTATGATGCGATCAGGTCGCCGCGCTCCCTTATCTCCCAGACGGAAATTCCCCGCCATTTGCCGGATTTCGCGCGCGGGGTCCGGAATGCCTTGCGGCGGAAGCCCAATATTATCCTTGTGGGGGAGGCGCGGGACCGCGAGACGATTTCCGCCTCTATCGAGGCGGCCCAGACCGGGCATACCGTTTATACAACAACGCATACCATCGGTGTGGCCTCTACCATTCAGCGGATGGTGGCGACCTTTGACCCCAATGAACGTTCCGAGCGCGCCTATGCCCTTATGGAAACAATCAGGCTCGTGGTGACGCAAACGCTTGTTCCGAAAACAAGCGGGGGGCGGCTGGGCGTGCGGGAGTGGATGCGTTTTAATGACGAGGTGCGGGATAAGCTTCTTGGCATGGATTTTAAGGAATGGCCGGCCGAAATTCAGCGGATTATCCAGTTTTATGGCCAGACAATGGCGCAAAGCGCGGCGATTGCTTTTGACGCCGGAGATATTGATCGAAGGACGTATATTGTTTTATCTTCGTCTACAGGGGCAGGCGGCGGAGATTAG